The stretch of DNA GATCCGCTGAACGCAGCGGAGAACAAAGACCAGGTCGGTCCCGATGAGGCCGACGTGCTGTCGTGGGCCGACGCCGTCGACGAGCACGAGGAACTTCTGAAAGAGCACTTCGGCTCTATCGTCGATCCGCAGGAGAACTACCTGACGGCGCTGTCGACAGCGCTGTTCAGCACCGGGACGGTCATCTACGTTCCCGAAGGTGTCGACGCCGAGGACGTGACGATCCGGACCGAGCAGAACTCCCGCTCGCTGTTCAATTACACGCTCGTCGTCACCGAGGAGTCGTCCTCGGTCACGATCTTAGAGCGCCAGTCGACCGGCCAGGAGGCCGAGGAGCAGTACTACAGCGGCGTCGTCGAAGTCGCCGCCGGCGAGAACAGCTACGTCCAGTACGGCAGCCTCCAGAACCTCTCGGAGGAGGCCTACAACTTCACCGTCAAACGCGGCGTCGCCGACACCTACGCCACGATCGACTGGATCGAGGGCAACCTCGGCACGCAGCTGACCAAGACTGAGGTCTCGACGACGCTCAGCGGCGACTCTTCGGAGACGCAGATCGTCGGTGCCTTCTACGGCCACAACGACCAGCACTTCGACCTCGACGCGAAGGTCTGGCACCGCGCCGAGCACACGACGGCAGACCTCGTCACCCGTGGCGTCACCGACGACGTGGCCCGCTCGGTCTACGAGGGTGTTCAAGACGTTGGACAGGACGCCTGGGACACCAGCTCCTACCAGCGTGAGAACACGTTGATGCTCTCCGACGAGAGCGAGGCCGACGCCTCCCCGAAGCTGATCATCAACAACCACGACACCGAGGCCAGCCACTCCGCGACGGTCGGCCAGATCGACCAGGAGGACCTGTTCTACATGACCTCCCGTGGTGTCGATCCGCGCGCCGCCCGCAACATGCTCGTCGAGGGCTTCTTCGTGCCCGTCTTAGAGGAGATCGACGTCGACGAACTCCGCGACGACCTCGAAGAGCTGATCGGCGCGCGTCTTCGCGACCGAGAGTAAACAGCTCGTGGGAGCTTCGATCCCACGGCGACTCCATCGGCGCGAGTAACGACTGCGGCTGCGGTTTCGATTCAATTTTCGGTTTCGCTGACCCGGGAGACACGGCTCCGTCCGGATGACAGGACACCGAACGACCCGCGACTACGTCGCTTCGAATCCCGATCGACGCGGGAGACCGGGTGGCGTCTCGACTCGAGTCATGCCCGTGTCACCTATCGGCTCTCGAATTCGAGCAATAGGGAAACATAAGTACCGACAGACCTGTATGTCGGCTATGAGTCTGGGACAGCGTGTCTCGAGCGACCACCAGCTGACCCGATTGCTCCAGATCGGGGTCGTCCTGGAGGAAGTCGTCGAGTCACGCGCCGCCCTCCATCTCGACTCGCTCCCGCCCGAGGAGCGAGCGGACTTCGACGAGGAGGTCGAAGAGTTACTCGCCGACGCAGCCGCCGAGTCGGCCGCCCACCGCGAGCAACTCGAGGCGCTGATCGACGATCTCGAGGCAGATACGGTTGAATACGAAGAAATCAACGCACTGGTCGACGCCCAGTACGGGCCGCCAGAGGATACGGACGGCGTCCTCTACGACCAGTTGGCAAACGAGGAGACAGCCTACAAGTTCTACGACGACCTGATCACGGCGATCGAAGCCTCCGACACTGAGTTTGCCGTCGATCGCGACCGGCTGCTCGAGGCGCTGTACGACATCCGTGAGGAGGAACGCGCGGGCGTCGAAGAAGTAACCGGGATTATGGAGCGGAGAGCATGACCGAGCGATCGACGACCACGGCGCGTGCAGCCGCCAACACGCCGTCCGATACCTGTACCGACGCCCGGTTGCGGTTACACCGGCGCACCACCGCCACGACAGACCGTGGCACTGACGGAGGACTGGTATGAACACTGCAGACCAATATCTCAAGGCGATCTATCTGGCTCAACGAATCGAGGACGGCCCCGCATCGACCGGCATGCTCGCTGACCTGCTCGACGTCAGCCCCGCAAGCGTCAACGAGATGATCGGAAAACTTCAGGACCGAGAACTCGTCCAACACGAGAAGTACAAGGGCGCGAGTCTGACCGACGAGGGCCTCGAGCGCGCTCACAACGCCCTCCAGACCTACTGTATTATCGAACGCTTCCTCGCGAACGTCCTCGAGGTCGAGGAGTTCCGCGACGAAGCCCGCGCCTTAGAGAGCGTCATCGACGACACCGTCGCAGAGCGACTGGACACGATCATCGACCGCCCCAGCCAGTGTCCCGACTGTTTCGATCCCGAAGACGATTGTTGTGAACTGCTCGAGGTCGGCGGTCGCGCGGACTGACACACGATCGGTTGGGCTTGCGTTATACTCCCGGTGACTCCCCAAACCGGATGTATCGCCGACCGGCGATCGCCACAGCGACGAGCGCAGCGGCGAAAGCGGCGCTGAGGCCGATCGGAATTCGCCACCTCGTCCCTTCCCAGTCCGCTTCGAACACGGCAGCATAGTAGCTCGCGATCTCCTCACCATAGAGTGCAACGAGTACCTCGCGGTTGTTCCCGAGCGAGTTCGAATTCCAGTTGGCGCTGCCGACGACCACCACTTCTCGGTCGATTACGATGCCCTTCGCGTGGAGTTTCCCGAATCGATCGGTGTCGCCGACGAGTTGGACCTCGAGCGGGAGCGCTTCGCGAGCAGCGAGCCGCTCGAGGTCGGCTGCGAGCCGTTCGTTCTCGTCGGCGTTGTACCACGTCGATCCGAGCAAGATCCGAACCTCAACGCCGCGGCGGGCTGCTTCGATGGTTGGCTCGAGCAACGAGACGTCGGCGGCGACACTGGGCTGGAGAACGAGGAGTTCGTCGTCTGCTGTTGCAAGAAGGTCCGTCAGTCGCTGCTCGGCGTTGTCCGGTGCGACCAGCAATTCGGCTGACTCGACGGAAACCGTCGACGGCTCGTGTGTCGTAGGAAATTCGGACTGAGCCGGCGAACGGATGTCATCAGTGCCGTCGTCGACGAACGACGCGGTCTCGAGATACGCCGTCCCGGTCGTCGTATCTCGGCCCTCGAAGTCGGCCCAGAAGACGGTCGCGAGATCGTTCGCGAGCGCCTCGCTCTCGAACCGAACACCCCAGCCGCGGCTGCTCTCGCCGCCGACACCCGCGGGCTTCCAGTTCTCGGTCGTGACCAGCACGCGATCGTCGGCGACGGCATACTTGGGGTGGTGGTACCGATAGCGCCCGTGTTCGCCGCCGATGACGCGGACATCGACACCGCCGGTCTCGAGCGTCTCGATGACAGCTTCGGTCGGTGCCGGCGTCCCGCCGACGGGACTCGCCTCGAACAGTACCGTGACGTCGACGCCGCGTTCGGCTGCAGCCACGAGGTCGGTCGCAATCGTCTCGGAGGTGACGGTATAGCCGGCCAGCAGGAGCCGGTTGTCGGCACTTCGAATCGTCTCCCGCGGAATGTGTGGTGCATCCGGGAGGACGAACGCCGTTGCGTCGTCGATCGTCGCGCTCGAGACGGGCAGGCAGGTGGCATCTCGCGGCCACCACTGGCCGCGAGCGCTGACTGTCTCGCCCGCACGCGCCCTCGTTCGATACCATCGCTCGGCGGTCGGCGCGCGGTTGTAGGAGACCATATCGATCGTGGTCGTCGCGTTTCGGAGTCGAAGCGCGTCGCCGTCAGCCGACAGCTTGAGCCGGCCCTCGAGTTCGAGAACGCGCAGGTCGGTCAACGTCTCAGTGACGTTCGGAGCCGTGCTCAGCGCGACGCGACCGGTGGTCGTCTGGTTCGGTAGCGACGCCGTCGTCTCCCCG from Natrinema sp. HArc-T2 encodes:
- the sufD gene encoding Fe-S cluster assembly protein SufD: MSAGTQVHANLTEEQVREISGDLDEPEWLLETRLEALDALEDLDMPDVIRTPGRNWTNLHELDFESLVDPLNAAENKDQVGPDEADVLSWADAVDEHEELLKEHFGSIVDPQENYLTALSTALFSTGTVIYVPEGVDAEDVTIRTEQNSRSLFNYTLVVTEESSSVTILERQSTGQEAEEQYYSGVVEVAAGENSYVQYGSLQNLSEEAYNFTVKRGVADTYATIDWIEGNLGTQLTKTEVSTTLSGDSSETQIVGAFYGHNDQHFDLDAKVWHRAEHTTADLVTRGVTDDVARSVYEGVQDVGQDAWDTSSYQRENTLMLSDESEADASPKLIINNHDTEASHSATVGQIDQEDLFYMTSRGVDPRAARNMLVEGFFVPVLEEIDVDELRDDLEELIGARLRDRE
- a CDS encoding ferritin-like domain-containing protein, with amino-acid sequence MSLGQRVSSDHQLTRLLQIGVVLEEVVESRAALHLDSLPPEERADFDEEVEELLADAAAESAAHREQLEALIDDLEADTVEYEEINALVDAQYGPPEDTDGVLYDQLANEETAYKFYDDLITAIEASDTEFAVDRDRLLEALYDIREEERAGVEEVTGIMERRA
- a CDS encoding metal-dependent transcriptional regulator, producing the protein MNTADQYLKAIYLAQRIEDGPASTGMLADLLDVSPASVNEMIGKLQDRELVQHEKYKGASLTDEGLERAHNALQTYCIIERFLANVLEVEEFRDEARALESVIDDTVAERLDTIIDRPSQCPDCFDPEDDCCELLEVGGRAD
- a CDS encoding phosphatidylserine/phosphatidylglycerophosphate/cardiolipin synthase family protein, whose protein sequence is MDTRRVALGAVFVCCLACSTVILAGLPIAHGTGTALPDRSAERATAKPAVNATELACPPRAGEATATVSATRRHSRIVGLYPNPTTDGNVGEFVVLETPPDTRLANLTLTDGETTASLPNQTTTGRVALSTAPNVTETLTDLRVLELEGRLKLSADGDALRLRNATTTIDMVSYNRAPTAERWYRTRARAGETVSARGQWWPRDATCLPVSSATIDDATAFVLPDAPHIPRETIRSADNRLLLAGYTVTSETIATDLVAAAERGVDVTVLFEASPVGGTPAPTEAVIETLETGGVDVRVIGGEHGRYRYHHPKYAVADDRVLVTTENWKPAGVGGESSRGWGVRFESEALANDLATVFWADFEGRDTTTGTAYLETASFVDDGTDDIRSPAQSEFPTTHEPSTVSVESAELLVAPDNAEQRLTDLLATADDELLVLQPSVAADVSLLEPTIEAARRGVEVRILLGSTWYNADENERLAADLERLAAREALPLEVQLVGDTDRFGKLHAKGIVIDREVVVVGSANWNSNSLGNNREVLVALYGEEIASYYAAVFEADWEGTRWRIPIGLSAAFAAALVAVAIAGRRYIRFGESPGV